The sequence GGCATGCCCAACACACCCGACAATCGAGGTACGAACAAGGACCGCCCGACCACCACGCGGCCGGACACCCACCAGCCCGACGAGAATCGGCCACTGCGAGCGCCGGGTCAGGGCAAGGACGTCGAGCGGGCCCCCGGCCGCAGCAACGACGACAGCGACGCGACCTGAACGCGACCTGAACGCGACCTGACGCGACCTGACGCGACCTGACGCGATCGGATGGTCGAGCCGTGTGGCGACCCGGCTGCACTTCGGAGCCGGGTCGCAGGTGGTGCGGCGACCGACGGTGGAGATCATCAGGAGGGATGCACGATCGTCACCTTCAGCGGGAATCGCCGGTCCGGACCCAAGCCCGCAGGGGCCCCGTCCGATGCGGCCTCCGCCTCGGGCACGTACTCGGGATCCTGACGCGCCGGCGAATTCACGTCCTCCTCGGTCAGCACCCAGACGTCGACGTCCTCGTAGCCACCGACCTTGTCCGGGTAGCGCAGCCTGCGGCACGAGATCGCCTGCGCGCCGCTACCTTCGAGGAAGGTGCTCTCGGTGCCGATCGGACCCACGCCTGTGGTGTCGACGACGTGGTCCCCCGCCTCCGGCCGAATCTCGATCGTGAGCGTCGCTGACCCCGTCGGCGTGAACTTGATCTCTCGAATCGTCCTCGAGTCGCCCTCGAGATGGAACGTGCCCGCGTCCGAGGCGCGTGTTCGCAGGGTGGTCGTCGTGAACGGCGTCGTTTGGCCGCCGATGAAGGTGATGATGCCGTCGGACATGTGAAGAGATCCTCCCGCTTGCTAGTGATGGTGTTCTGCGATGATGCGATCGAGTTCTTCGACCGCGTCTTTGTCCTGAATCCGCTGGAAGTACTGCTGCGCGTGCGTGGCGACGTCGACCACGCGGGCACGCGGCGCACCGAGCTTCGCCAGCGCGCGGGCGAGATCGAGTCGCGCGTCGGCGAGCTGGGGTTCGTGTTCGTCGCCCGCGCCGGCGAGTTGCTCGATGGCCGCCTCGAGCAGCTCGACCGCGGCCGCCGCGTGGCCCTGCGCCAGGCTGACCGCCCCCAGCCCGGCAGTGGCGTAGGCCAGCACGGCGGGGTCGATGTCGGGCTGCGCGAGGACCTGGCGAAAGAGGCGCTCGGCCTCGTCCTCGCGGCCGAGCTCGTGCAGCGACCACGCCATGCCCTGATCCATGATCGCGATCTCGACCGGATCGTGGCGCGCGCGGGCCTCGTCGCGCCCCGTCGCCATCAACGCCAGCATCCGCCGGTCGTCACCACGCGCTTGGGCGATCTCGATCAGTAGCACCAGCGCACCCTCCTTGCGTTCGATGTGATCGACCGGAAGGTGCTCGCG is a genomic window of Deltaproteobacteria bacterium containing:
- a CDS encoding tetratricopeptide repeat protein produces the protein MLRLGRPPRAFADVLDARGRCESVAGDDVAAEASHRAALVELGKVLAADDPRWAETWLALAGIAARRGAFAEAATLDRRTLELREARLGGDHPDVGDALLGLALVTRDLGEPDASLAYADRARDILEHHYGVDSVRIAPVLTLQAQLLLAAGQLDGAESAAERAWTLQREHLPVDHIERKEGALVLLIEIAQARGDDRRMLALMATGRDEARARHDPVEIAIMDQGMAWSLHELGREDEAERLFRQVLAQPDIDPAVLAYATAGLGAVSLAQGHAAAAVELLEAAIEQLAGAGDEHEPQLADARLDLARALAKLGAPRARVVDVATHAQQYFQRIQDKDAVEELDRIIAEHHH